CTGCCCCTGCAGGCGTTGGCCGAGCGTCTCACCCCCGCGCAGTGGAGCAACCTCAAGCACCTGGTGGACCTCTCGAGCGTCACCGCAGCACTCTACGACCCACGGGGCGGCTACGGCAGCGCCGAGAGTGCTGCGCTGGCCTACGGTTACGCGGCGGTGCGGCTGGGTGCCGACCTGATGCTCAACACCCGCGTTCATCTTGAAAACGGCGCTTTGACCCTTGAGCGTCTCGACATCACCGCGCGCATGGAGGTGGTGGTCGCCCGCCGCGAGCGGGTCCGGGTGGCGCAGGTGATCGTAGCAGCCGGCGCCCGGAGCCCGGAGTTGCTCGAGGAGGCGGGGGTGCTGCTGCCCGGCGTGGGCCGGGCCTATCGCCAGTTCCCGCGCCTCGAGGGCAGCTTTGGGCTGCGGCTGGAAGCGGGGCGCACGGCCCTGCCGGTGGTGAGCTACCAGGACCTGGCCCTGCGGCCGCGCGGCGAGGGGCTGCTGATCTGCCCGCCTCCCCTGCCCCCCGACCCGGCCGGGTACCGGCCGCAGGGTGCCCGCTTTCTGGGCGTCTCGGTCGGACTCCGGCGCGAAAGCCTCGAGGCGCTGCTGGAGCGCCTCGAGGCCATTCCGGCGCTGGGGTGGCCGAGCCTCAACCTGGGCAAGACTGCGGCGGACCTGCAGGGCGCTTGGGAAGTGATTCCTCCCCGCAGGCGTCCCGCCGCTCTCGAGGCCGCGCCGGGCGTGCATGTGCTGCTGGGCGGCGAAGACGGCTACCGCCTGGGTCTGGCCGTCGCCCGTGAGCTGGCCGGTCGGCTTGCGGGGCAAACACGGCTTCCCTGGCAGCCCTGAAGTCCTGCACGCGATCCGGGCTTCAGGCGCAGAAAGCCAGCAGGTTTCCCGCAGGGTCGCGCAGCTCGAGAACGCCGTCCTCGAGGGTATAAGGCCAACGCACCCCGCTGAGGTGCGCGCACAGGGCCTCGAGATCCGCAGCAGACAGGTTCACCCAAACCCGCTCGAGGCGCGCGCTGCCCTGCGGGGCCGGACGGCCACCCTGACTGTGCCAGACGTTGAGCCCGAAATGGTGGTGATAGCCGCCGGTCGCGACGAACAGAGCGCCGGGCATCGCCTCGGTCACGATGTCCAAGCCCAGCACCCCGTGGTAGAAGTCACGGGTGGGCCTCAGGTCCGAGACCCGCAGGTGCACGTGGCCCATCACCGTGCCTGCGGGCAGCCCGGCCCAGAAGGCTTCGGTTCCCGCTTCGCGCAGCAGCCCCGGTACATCGATGGGATCGCTGCCCATCAACGGCTGGCCGTTCGCGTAACGCCACTCGCTGCGCGGACGGTCGCGGTACACCTCGATGCCGTGCCCGTCCGGGTCGTTCAGGTAAAAAGCCTCGCTGACCCAGTGGTCCGAGAGCCCCACCCGTACGCCGGTGCTGGCAAGGTGACGCACGAAGCGCGCCAGATCGGCCCTCGAGGGCAGCAGCAGCGCGAAGTGGTACAGTCCGCTGCTGCGCGCGGGGGCAGGCAGCGCACCGGGCAGCTCGGTCAGGATCAGCAGCATGCGGCCGGGCACACCCAGCTGGGCCTGTCCGTCCCGCCGCTCGATGACCTGCAGGCCCAGCACCTGCTGGTAGAAGTTCAGGCTGCGCTCCAAGCTGGCGACGCTCAGTTCAACCGGACCGAGGGTCAGGGGGGCGGGCAGGCGATAGGTGGGCGGAGTCGGGTTCATACGGTGCACCTCGAGGGGCAGTATTTATTCGTTTTAACGAATATCCGTGGGTCTATCAGACAACAGCGTCCGTGCGCCGCCTTAGCGCTCGGGAAAACGCGCTTCTTGCAGCAGGCTCAGCAGTTGACCCAGCTTCTCGCTGCCCAGATGCGCCAGCTGCCGGTGGTGCAGCTCGGCTACCGGTTCGTCCAGCTGGGCAAGCAGGTCTAAGCCCTTTTCGGTAATGCGGCTGGTAACCACGCGCCGATCGGCGCGCTCGCGGGTACGGACCACCAGGCCCTGCCGCTCCATGCGGTCGAGCAGGCGGGTCACGTCCGGATCCTTGGAAAGCATGCGTTCCCCGATCTCACCGCAGGTGAGACCCTGGTTGCGGGCCCCGCGCAGAATGCGCAAGACGTTGTACTGAGGACTGCTGAGCCCGGCGTTCTTGAGCAGCTCTCCGGCCTGATGGCTCAGGTCCCCGGCCAGCCGCTGGACCGCCAAAAAGACCTCGTGCTCGAGGCTCGGTCGGGTTCGGCGTTCGTCGGTTCGCACTTCCATTACTCCATCCCCCTGCCGTTGACTCGTCCTTCACTTTAGCATATCTGTTTTAACAAATATCGTTAATACATGTTGCTGAGTATCGCCCCTGCCTATCACGTCTCGCTCACGCGGGCAGGCGGCGCGGTAGCATAGCCTTCATGGACGTCGAGTACCTCCAGCGCATCCTCACCAGCCGCGTGTACGACGTGGCGGTCGAGACTCCCCTCCAGGCCGCCCCACAGCTCTCCGAACGCCTGGGTAACCGGGTCTTTTTCAAACGCGAGGACATGCAGCCCATTTACTCGTTCAAATTGCGCGGGGCCTACAACAAGATCAGCCAGCTCAGCGAGGCCGAACGCGCCGCTGGAGTACTCGCCGCCTCCGCCGGAAACCACGCCCAGGGCGTGGCCTACTCGGCCCAGCGCCTGGGAATCCGCGCCACCATCGTCATGCCCGCCACCACCCCCCAGATCAAGGTTCAGGCGGTACGCGCGCGCGGCGCCGAAGTGATCCTGACCGGCGACAGCTACTCGGACGCCGAAGCGCACGCCTATGCCCTGCAGCGTGAACGCGGCCTCACCTTCGTTCACCCGTACGACGATCCCGAGGTGATCGCCGGACAGGGCACCATCGGCATCGAGCTGATGAAACAAGTCCCCCACGGCGACTTCACCGTGTTCGTTCCGATCGGCGGCGGCGGCCTGATCGCCGGCATCGCCGTGTTCCTCAAGAGCCTCAACCCGCGCATCCGCGTCATCGGGGTAGAACCCGAAGATTCCGATGCCATGGCCCGCTCGCTCGAGGCCGGAGAACGCGTCTCGCTACAGCAGGTGGGCATCTTTGTAGACGGCGTGGCGGTACGCCGGGTGGGTGAACACACCTTCGCCCTCACCCAAAAATACGTTGATGAGGTCGTCCGGGTCTCGATCGACGAGGTATGCGCGGCCATCAAGGACATCTTCGACGACACCCGCGCGGTCATGGAACCCGCAGGGGCGCTGGCAGTCGCCGGCCTCAAGCGCTACGCGCGCCAGCAGAACCTCGAGGGGCAGACCCTCGTTGCCCTCACCTGCGGGGCCAACATGAATTTCGACCGCCTGCGCCACGTGGCCGAACGCGCCGAAGTCGGGGAGCACCGCGAGGCCATCTTCGCAGTGACCATCCCCGAGACTCCCGGCTCCTTCAAGGCCTTCCGCCAGGCTCTCGGGCACCGCAACATCACCGAGTTCAATTACCGCTACGCACCGCGCGAACAGGCCCAGGTGTTCGTGGGCATCCAGATGGAGCGCCCGGACCTGCGCCCTCAACTGGCCCAGGAACTGCGCGACATGGGCTACGGCGTGGTTGACCTCACCAAGAACGAGGTGGCCATCGTCCACATCCGGCACATGGTCGGTGGGCGCGCGCCCGAGGCAAAACACGAGCGGGTCTACAGCTTCGACTTTCCCGAGCGACCCGGAGCACTGCTCGAATTCCTGTCCTCGATGCGCGAAACCTGGAACATCTCGCTGTTTCACTACCGCAATCACGGCAGCGCCCACGGCCGGGTGCTGGTCGGCGTTCAGGTCCCCGACCCCGAACGGCCTGCCTTCGAGGCTTTCCTCGAGGAGCTCGGCTACAGTTACCGGGACGAGACCGAGAACCCCGCCTACCAATTGTTCCTGACCTGAAGCGGTCAGGCCGTTCCATGCCTGGCCGCGCGGGGGCACCGTCCGACGTTACCTCCTCGAGGTCGGACGATGCGCCCGCGCGACCCTAAAACCTCTCGAGGAAAGTGGCGCTCGGCTCAGGATTACGCGACGCGCCTCGCTCCTGCCTCGAGGCTTGCGCTGCGCGGTACGCAGATCCGCACAAGAACCGCTCTGAAGCAGCGGCATTAAAAACAAAAAGGAGCCCGGCATAACGCCAGGCTCCTGAAAGCAGCAACGAAGCAAGCCATCAGAGGGAATCCTTAGAAAGGAGGTGATCCAACCGCACCTTCCGGTACAGTTACCTTGTTACGACTTCACCCCAGTCATAAACCACAGC
This window of the Deinobacterium chartae genome carries:
- a CDS encoding NAD(P)/FAD-dependent oxidoreductase, giving the protein MQRPGRVMSHAGLPLTESAYDLAVVGGGMLGLAAAFYLRQLRPEARLLIVESGGVPSEGGATHASSGIFHHADLAGEELARARWSGQVLRDLGAETGTRRPHDAPFRPVGWLRLDPVTAPAPDHLELLPLQALAERLTPAQWSNLKHLVDLSSVTAALYDPRGGYGSAESAALAYGYAAVRLGADLMLNTRVHLENGALTLERLDITARMEVVVARRERVRVAQVIVAAGARSPELLEEAGVLLPGVGRAYRQFPRLEGSFGLRLEAGRTALPVVSYQDLALRPRGEGLLICPPPLPPDPAGYRPQGARFLGVSVGLRRESLEALLERLEAIPALGWPSLNLGKTAADLQGAWEVIPPRRRPAALEAAPGVHVLLGGEDGYRLGLAVARELAGRLAGQTRLPWQP
- the ilvA gene encoding threonine ammonia-lyase, biosynthetic encodes the protein MDVEYLQRILTSRVYDVAVETPLQAAPQLSERLGNRVFFKREDMQPIYSFKLRGAYNKISQLSEAERAAGVLAASAGNHAQGVAYSAQRLGIRATIVMPATTPQIKVQAVRARGAEVILTGDSYSDAEAHAYALQRERGLTFVHPYDDPEVIAGQGTIGIELMKQVPHGDFTVFVPIGGGGLIAGIAVFLKSLNPRIRVIGVEPEDSDAMARSLEAGERVSLQQVGIFVDGVAVRRVGEHTFALTQKYVDEVVRVSIDEVCAAIKDIFDDTRAVMEPAGALAVAGLKRYARQQNLEGQTLVALTCGANMNFDRLRHVAERAEVGEHREAIFAVTIPETPGSFKAFRQALGHRNITEFNYRYAPREQAQVFVGIQMERPDLRPQLAQELRDMGYGVVDLTKNEVAIVHIRHMVGGRAPEAKHERVYSFDFPERPGALLEFLSSMRETWNISLFHYRNHGSAHGRVLVGVQVPDPERPAFEAFLEELGYSYRDETENPAYQLFLT
- a CDS encoding VOC family protein, producing the protein MNPTPPTYRLPAPLTLGPVELSVASLERSLNFYQQVLGLQVIERRDGQAQLGVPGRMLLILTELPGALPAPARSSGLYHFALLLPSRADLARFVRHLASTGVRVGLSDHWVSEAFYLNDPDGHGIEVYRDRPRSEWRYANGQPLMGSDPIDVPGLLREAGTEAFWAGLPAGTVMGHVHLRVSDLRPTRDFYHGVLGLDIVTEAMPGALFVATGGYHHHFGLNVWHSQGGRPAPQGSARLERVWVNLSAADLEALCAHLSGVRWPYTLEDGVLELRDPAGNLLAFCA
- a CDS encoding MarR family winged helix-turn-helix transcriptional regulator, whose translation is MEVRTDERRTRPSLEHEVFLAVQRLAGDLSHQAGELLKNAGLSSPQYNVLRILRGARNQGLTCGEIGERMLSKDPDVTRLLDRMERQGLVVRTRERADRRVVTSRITEKGLDLLAQLDEPVAELHHRQLAHLGSEKLGQLLSLLQEARFPER